Proteins from a single region of Anastrepha ludens isolate Willacy chromosome 5, idAnaLude1.1, whole genome shotgun sequence:
- the LOC128865281 gene encoding dnaJ homolog subfamily C member 28 has translation MLPVRVPLKLLPSLCWRTAALQYREMHIKRAELYKKCFRILGVNEAADQNTVRNAYIDLVKRVHPDSGLPEASAARFQEVDEAFKVLQEKFAKSRRSITEDEEEEVFDIKHTAPQHRQYLNFDGVGVGNPFQRQKQYHQIKAMKAQERVLSHRIEKSQAGENTIMKKGTFYKNHAIKTKYGFDRICEDLIQEAMAKGDFDNLKCAGKPLSSAQTQNPYLDFTTHKLNKILIDNGFTPEWIMLQRDIREAVQTLRADLRAERAFFGEYPFNEEESRAWQAVLQRYSDSVRQINKNVDKYNLIVPILQNQLFRLNIDTLSKEVLNDPEALKHFKRQKEAPSEKPMPENSTKTDIFSLIGSLF, from the exons ATGCTGCCTGTTCGAGTTCCACTTAAACTACTACCAAGTCTCTGCTGGCGTACTGCTGCTTTACAATATAGAGAAATGCATATCAAGCGTGCGGAACTTTATAAG AAATGTTTTCGTATTTTGGGTGTTAACGAAGCGGCCGACCAAAACACTGTACGCAATGCTTACATTGATCTGGTGAAGAGAGTGCACCCTGACTCTGGCCTACCCGAAGCAAGCGCCGCACGTTTCCAAGAAGTAGACGAGGCATTCAAAGTGCTACAGGAGAAATTCGCCAAGAGTCGCCGCAGCATTACCGAAGATGAGGAAGAAGAAGTGTTTGATATAAAGCATACAGCACCACAGCATCGTCAATACCTCAACTTTGATGGTGTCGGCGTTGGCAATCCTTTTCAGCGACAAAAACAATACCATCAAATAAAAGCGATGAAAGCACAAGAGCGTGTACTTAGTCATCGCATCGAAAAATCCCAAGCTGGAGAAAATACAATAATGAAGAAAGGaacattttataagaatcacGCCATCAAGACGAAATACGGCTTCGATCGCATTTGTGAGGATCTCATACAGGAAGCCATGGCTAAGGGTGACTTTGATAATCTTAAATGTGCCGGAAAGCCATTGAGTAGCGCACAGACACAAAATCCTTATCTGGATTTTACAACAcacaagttaaataaaatactaattgATAATGGGTTTACGCCCGAGTGGATTATGCTACAGCGCGATATACGGGAGGCTGTGCAGACACTACGCGCTGATTTACGCGCAGAACGCGCCTTCTTTGGTGAATATCCTTTCAATGAAGAAGAGAGTCGTGCTTGGCAAGCAGTGCTACAGAGATACAGTGATAGCGTGcggcaaataaacaaaaatgtagaTAAGTACAATTTAATTGTGCCTATATTACAAAATCAACTCTTCCGTTTGAATATCGACACACTGTCTAAGGAAGTGCTCAACGATCCAGAggcattaaaacattttaaacgaCAAAAGGAGGCGCCGAGTGAGAAACCAATGCCAGAAAATAGTACAAAAACCGATATATTTTCATTGATAGGTTCGTTGttttaa
- the LOC128865260 gene encoding trifunctional purine biosynthetic protein adenosine-3 yields the protein MSSKTTLVGGKQLLVVGSGGREHAICWKLSQSEQVVKIYALPGSHGIAQVPKCSNLVGVNAKDFKAIANWCKKQSIDLVIVGPEDPLAHGLGNALNKAGVRCFGPNKEGAQIEADKKWAKDFMLRHSIPTARYESFTDVEKAKEFINNAPYKALVVKAAGLAAGKGVVVAADPAEACQAVEEILGQRKYGSAGDTVVIEELLVGEEVSVLAFVDTRHAQAMLPAQDHKRLREGDVGPNTGGMGAYCPCPLIPPADLERINRAILQKAVDALRQEGIHYCGVLYAGLMITADGPKVLEFNCRFGDPETQVILPLLETDLYAVMSACVENRLKEVTLQWREDVSAVGVVMASAGYPETSTKGCIIEGMPINTADELIFHSGITVGKTGEYLTNGGRVLIAVALRKDLREAAADATEICQSITFAGAGAQFRTDIAEKAFKMLTTEAPKLKALSYKDSGVDIDAGDDLVQRIKPLSRGTQRPGVVGGLGGFGGLFRLNELNYTKPVICEAINGVGTKIKLALEQEMYESIGYDLLAMCVNDVLESGAEPIAFLDYIACGKLQVPVAAQIVTGISEGCRAANCALLGGETAEMPSVYEVGKYDIAGYCVGILEAGKELPKFKQYEEGDLLLSLPANGLHCAGFHALLKQLEVAGIDLMERCEFGDFTKTLGQQLCEPSRIYVKEVNALLRECEVKAISHISTGLLPDVQRIIPPDHEISLDFGDLKIPTIYGWLAAKLRLSPQTLLDNLNCGIGMVLIVSNKSNVWKTLLGAGAKVFGVLKRKLKTCHQKHQIEVRNFMEGLEKIADRFGGLSERHTRSLDEPHQRDLALELCDAALTQQRNETFTTKLGRRLMSVPQTFKDPVLVVGTDGVGSKIKIAQRTQRNGTVGIDLVAMCVNDILCNGAEPLTFSSYYACGDLVEETAASITGGVIEGASQAASSLVETHIAEVPLLYPSDVYDLAGFSLGIAEYSRLLPLTDEIRAGDVLIGLPSSGVHSNGFSLVHAIMKRAGVTFEDKAPFSHHTFGEEFLTPTRIYVKALLPLIRQGQVKALAHITGGGLTENIPRVLPKNLAVQLDATQWNIPPVFAWLSAQGNVESAEMQRTYNCGLGVILVVAPELEHSVLAELQYRERATRVGVVVERAQPEVPQVVVENFGRCLRRAQKMLARPRKRVAVLISGTGSNLQALIDACRDTSQGMHADIVLVISNKADALGIERAKKAGISTAVVSHKQYANREDFDAEMSRKLVEHHVDLVCLAGFMRVLSEQFVRQWKGRLVNIHPSLLPKHPGLKVQQKALDAGDKESGCTVHFVDEGVDTGAIVVQASVPILPNDTEETLTKRILVAEHFAFPKALRLLATEAVKLSQDGKVIFT from the exons ATGTCTTCAAAAACAACGCTTGTTGGTGGTAAGCAATTGTTGGTTGTCGGCAGTGGTGGCCGTGAGCACGCGATTTGCTGGAAACTGTCGCAGAGTGAGCAGGTGGTTAAAATCTATGCACTACCTGGTAGCCATGGCATTGCCCAAGTGCCGAAGTGTTCTAATCTTGTTGGCGTAAATGCGAAAGATTTTAAG GCTATCGCCAACTGGTGCAAGAAGCAATCAATAGACTTAGTTATTGTCGGTCCAGAAGACCCCTTGGCCCATGGGCTCGGCAATGCTCTCAATAAAGCTGGCGTACGTTGTTTTGGCCCCAACAAGGAAGGCGCACAAATCGAGGCGGATAAGAAATGGGCCAAGGATTTTATGCTGCGTCACAGCATACCGACTGCACGCTATGAATCTTTTACCGATGTGGAAAAAGCTAAAGAGTTTATAAATAA tGCGCCCTACAAGGCACTCGTCGTCAAAGCCGCCGGCTTGGCTGCTGGTAAAGGCGTAGTAGTTGCAGCCGACCCTGCTGAAGCCTGTcaggcagtcgaagaaatattaGGCCAACGCAAGTATGGCAGTGCAGGTGATACAGTGGTCATAGAGGAATTACTTGTCGGCGAAGAGGTTTCGGTACTCGCCTTTGTCGACACCCGACATGCCCAAGCAATGCTACCCGCGCAAGACCATAAACGGCTTCGCGAAGGTGATGTAGGTCCCAATACTGGCGGCATGGGTGCCTACTGCCCTTGCCCCTTGATACCACCCGCCGATCTGGAACGCATCAATCGAGCTATACTACAAAAAGCCGTGGACGCTTTGCGACAAGAGGGTATACACTATTGTGGTGTGCTCTATGCGGGCCTTATGATCACTGCAGATGGACCTAAGGTGTTGGAGTTCAACTGTCGCTTTGGCGATCCGGAAACACAGGTCATATTACCACTACTCGAGACTGATTTGTATGCTGTGATGAGCGCATGCGTAGAGAATCGTTTGAAGGAAGTCACGCTGCAATGGCGAGAGGATGTAAGTGCCGTGGGTGTGGTCATGGCCAGTGCTGGCTATCCAGAGACCTCGACAAAGGGTTGCATTATCGAGG GTATGCCGATCAATACGGCTGATGAGTTAATCTTCCATAGCGGCATTACTGTTGGTAAGACGGGCGAGTATCTCACTAACGGCGGACGTGTGTTGATAGCGGTAGCGTTGCGCAAGGATTTGCGGGAAGCAGCGGCGGATGCTACTGAAATATGTCAGAGTATCACATTTGCCGGAGCAGGAGCGCAGTTCCGTACCGACATTGCAGAGAAGGCAttcaaaat GCTGACGACGGAAGCCCCGAAGCTTAAGGCGCTCTCTTACAAAGACAGCGGTGTCGACATAGATGCGGGCGATGATTTGGTGCAGCGTATAAAACCATTATCGCGCGGCACGCAGCGACCCGGCGTCGTAGGTGGCCTCGGCGGATTCGGTGGCTTATTTCGCTTGAATGAG TTGAACTATACAAAACCGGTTATCTGTGAGGCCATCAATGGTGTGGGCACGAAGATAAAGCTTGCACTCGAGCAAGAAATGTACGAAAGCATTGGCTACGATCTGCTCGCCATGTGCGTCAACGACGTATTGGAATCTGGCGCAGAGCCAATTGCTTTCCTGGACTATATAGCCTGTGGTAAACTGCAGGTGCCTGTGGCAGCGCAAATTGTTACAGGCATTTCCGAAGGTTGTCGTGCCGCAAATTGTGCGCTTTTAG GCGGAGAAACCGCTGAAATGCCCTCCGTTTATGAGGTAGGAAAATACGATATTGCTGGCTACTGTGTGGGCATTCTCGAGGCAGGCAAGGAGTTGCCGAAATTCAAGCAGTACGAGGAAGGGGATCTACTGCTTTCGTTGCCAGCGAATGGGCTGCACTGTGCAGGTTTCCATGCGTTGCTGAAACAACTAGAAGTGGCGGGAATTGATTTGATGGAGAGGTGCGAGTTCGGTGATTTCACTAAAACGTTAG GTCAACAATTGTGCGAACCGTCGCGAATCTACGTTAAAGAAGTCAATGCGCTTCTACGCGAATGCGAGGTAAAAGCAATTTCGCATATTAGCACCGGTTTGCTACCAGACGTACAACGTATCATACCGCCTGACCATGAAATCTCGCTGGATTTTGGTGATCTCAAAATACCCACCATTTATGGCTGGTTAGCGGCCAAATTGCGCCTAAGTCCACAGACGCTTTTGGATAACCTAAACTGCGGCATTGGAATGGTGTTGATTGTATCAAACAAGAGCAATGTTTGGAAAACACTGCTAGGAGCAGGGGCGAAAGTGTTTGGTGTCTTGAAACGTAAACTAAAGACGTGCCATCAGAAACACCAAATTGAGGTGCGCAATTTTATGGAAGGTTTGGAAAAGATCGCCGATCGCTTTGGTGGTCTTTCGGAAAGGCATACGCGCTCATTGGATGAGCCACATCAACGTGATTTAGCATTGGAACTCTGTGATGCAGCCTTGACACAGCAGCGCAACGAAACCTTTACCACAAAGCTGGGCAGACGGTTGATGAGCGTGCCACAGACTTTTAAGGATCCGGTTTTAGTGGTGGGCACTGATGGTGTGGGCTCTAAAATTAAGATTGCACAGCGAACACAGCGCAATGGAACGGTCGGTATAGACTTGGTGGCGATGTGCGTAAATGATATACTGTGCAATGGCGCCGAGCCGTTAACGTTTTCGAGTTACTATGCCTGTGGCGATTTAGTGGAAGAAACGGCAGCTAGCATTACGGGTGGCGTGATCGAAGGTGCATCGCAGGCGGCCAGCAGTTTAGTGG agACGCACATTGCCGAGGTGCCCTTGCTCTATCCCTCCGATGTCTACGATCTCGCCGGCTTTTCACTCGGTATTGCCGAATATAGTCGCCTACTGCCACTCACGGACGAGATACGTGCTGGCGACGTTCTCATCGGCCTTCCATCTTCCGGCGTACACAGCAATGGCTTCAGTCTCGTACATGCCATTATGAAACGGGCTGGCGTCACATTTGAAGACAAAGCACCATTCAGTCACCATACCTTTGGCGAAGAGTTCCTCACACCAACACGCATTTATGTCAAAGCTTTGTTGCCGCTGATACGACAGGGTCAGGTCAAAGCATTGGCACACATCACCGGTGGCGGTCTAACCGAGAATATACCACGTGTATTGCCTAAAAATTTGGCTGTACAATTGGATGCCACACAGTGGAATATACCACCTGTTTTCGCCTGGCTCTCGGCGCAAGGTAATGTCGAGTCTGCTGAAATGCAGCGCACCTACAATTGCGGTCTCGGCGTAATTTTGGTGGTGGCGCCGGAGCTTGAACATTCCGTGCTGGCAGAGCTACAGTATCGCGAACGCGCGACACGTGTCGGTGTTGTAGTGGAACGCGCACAGCCCGAAGTACCACAGGTTGTCGTCGAAAATTTCGGTCGGTGTCTGCGGCGCGCTCAAAAGATGCTGGCTAGGCCACGAAAACGTGTTGCAGTGCTTATTTCTGGCACAGGCAGCAATCTGCAAGCACTAATAGATGCTTGCCGCGACACATCGCAAGGTATGCACGCCGACATTGTGTTGGTCATATCGAATAAGGCGGATGCATTGGGTATTGAGCGCGCGAAAAAAGCGGGTATATCAACGGCAGTGGTGTCCCATAAGCAGTATGCAAATCGTGAAGATTTCGATGCGGAAATGAGTAGAAAGTTGGTGGAGCACCACGTGGACTTGGTGTGTTTGGCTGGATTTATGCGCGTCTTGAGTGAGCAGTTTGTACGTCAGTGGAAGGGACGGCTGGTGAACATACATCCATCGCTGCTGCCCAAGCATCCTGGCTTGAAGGTGCAGCAAAAGGCGCTCGATGCAGGTGACAAAGAGTCCGGCTGCACAGTGCACTTTGTTGATGAG GGTGTTGATACTGGTGCCATTGTTGTTCAAGCCAGCGTGCCTATACTGCCGAATGATACCGAAGAGACTTTGACAAAACGTATACTCGTTGCCGAGCACTTTGCTTTCCCTAAAGCGTTGCGGCTTTTGGCCACTGAAGCGGTCAAGCTGAGTCAGGATGGCAAAGTGATTTTTACCTGA
- the LOC128865261 gene encoding pupal cuticle protein, giving the protein MKLLCVFIIATLTVLTHARNDKYYAGKYRAPIGIAKHKQPTKVKASDANLLQKRNDYKRPNSISGSYAEGKVPILQNDQQMRKDGSYHYQYETGNGISGMERGTGGVSVQGISSYVSPEGVPIKLSYTADETGYHPVGDHIPKTPDYVFRALEYIRTHPFKVAKRGVAQPQLSVEIAPPLHTPANARNFNYKTSSSGRTNRPTKSRTQRGNTRRFNDLRRRF; this is encoded by the exons ATGAAGCTCCTT TGTGTTTTCATTATCGCCACTTTGACTGTGCTCACGCACGCACGCAACGATAAATACTACGCCGGGAAATATCGTGCGCCAATAGGAATAGCAAAACACAAACAACCAACGAAAGTGAAAGCCAGTGACGCGAATTTATTGCAGAAGCGCAACGACTACAAACGTCCGAATAGCATCAGCGGCAGTTATGCTGAAGGAAAAGTGCCGATTTTGCAAAATGATCAACAAATGAGAAAGGACGGCAGCTATCATTATCAATATGAGACTGGCAATGGCATTAGCGGCATGGAGCGCGGCACTGGTGGCGTGTCCGTACAAGGCATCTCCAGCTATGTTTCACCCGAAGGTGTACCAATCAAATTATCATACACCGCTGATGAAACCGGCTATCATCCGGTGGGTGATCACATACCAAAGACACCCGATTACGTTTTCCGTGCACTCGAGTATATACGCACACACCCGTTCAAGGTGGCAAAACGTGGCGTAGCGCAGCCGCAGCTGTCTGTTGAGATCGCGCCACCACTACATACACCGGCAAATGCGCGAAACTTCAACTACAAGACAAGCAGCAGCGGCAGAACAAATAGGCCGACGAAGAGTCGGACCCAACGTGGAAATACGCGTAGGTTCAATGATTTAAGACGTCGTTTCTGA